The genomic region AATTAGAAAATTTCAAtgtcaattttcaaaatggcggccatttcaaatttttgacctagcgaattgaggtctaagattcaagtcgacggtttggcatttctcttaatgtttgaatgtttaaatgtttgaatgtttatatgtttttatgttgcacatttacggcgaaacgcgataatagaattccatgaaatttgacaggtatgttctttttttaattgcgcgtcgacgtatatacaaggttattggaaattttgcatttcaaggataatataaaaggaaaaaggagcctcctttatacgccaatattagagtaaaaatcagactatagaattattcatcataaatcagctgacaagtgattacacagatgtatggagaagccagtctattgctgtatttccataacgtctatagtttcaatcaggtacttgtggatgagaatactgcgtgaggtctactgttcacagattTACTAGTtaattgcaaatttcacgaaaaccgttcacttaacagaaaatttacaagagacaaaaaagttagcaattTTTATCGAGATTCCAAGGGtacctcatttattaagattggtcagagAATAACAGAAAAATTAATTACTTTTGTACAGCATGCATGATcatgaacaaacaagatcatctgaaaaacattgtaaaatcagctggatggccataccgagtttcaaagcttcatcttgaatataatttgaattaaaaatgtaatattgatgtttaaattgagaaaagtggtcatgcatgcaatacgaaaataattaatttctatgTTATTCTCCGACCAATCTTGATAAATGAGGTATCATTAAAATCTTGAtggaatttgctaactttttgtcttatgtgaattttctgtaaagtgaacggttttcgtgaaatttgcaatcaaaaatttaaaatggccgccattttttAAATTCACATCGGaaagtttctattttatttatgaaagTTGAGTCTTAATGGCATAAATATTcttgccaaatttcagatcaatacatcatTCCAACTAAGATCGATGGGAAAAGAGTTTACAGAAAAtgttttgtcagaaatgtcgaatagaatctatggtcaacggctgttacaaccttggtgggacacgctgtataattatataggctatatcataatatgatttagaTATATATATCACTATGTTGACTCACTTGTGTCCCAACTCTACATCTAAAGCTGGGTtgacaccaaagttatcaacaaaatgttaataacttaatccttatagattctattatatgAACAGATATTGACAAACATAtttgttcatcatgtgtatgataagttatattcaatctaatagaatctattaggattgagttatcaacattttttcaataaatttggtgtaaacgcagattTCTTCCTCGGAAATTAACACGGGGtcccaccccatccttgagaaatggactttgtaacctccttctcgtgcatgaggtaggtaggtaggtaggtaggtataCAGTAACTATAGTagccacagtatggccattgactgtcacgctcctgattggttagctcggtcacatggtacaaatccaccattaagattccaaacaaactttcaagTCACATCTTATAGCATTAGAAATTTGGAGCTTATCACTTCTTTTACCGATTGTaaacatattttgaactcaCGATGAGTTTGATATATCATTTTCGATGGGAAATTGATTTGACTtcaataaagaaaattttaaaaacactaataaagcttgaaacattaattttccttcCTTCGGACTCATCGCAGACCACTTCTAGAGCTTTCGTGGACAACTTATCGGGAACCAGTGATCTGGATAAATATGcagaaagataaatttcaattttattgtattccctcatccaatttattgaatcgaacttcaaataatccaatttcaaaatacGTTTTGCGGCTCaattaaatataacattttatgtaatttttaaccgtgattaagtgCTGATTAAGTAGTACGTCTTgacttctattattgattctctccAGTACTGAGTACCCTATCCATAACATGTTCAATTATTGgtcaatagttattgataaaatatggaTTACCACGAGCTTAAGATTTGAAATATCactaaatattaatattaatggttATGGGTTAtgtgttttctttttcaattgctcacatgtttattaaaatcattatgTAGAACTATGGCTAGAACAATTGGCTTTTCTACAGTTTATATCCAATATTgtgtttacaatatttttgttagACTTATTGGCTGTcaactaataaaacaaaatatatgaATGTATGGAATCTATTGTCATGAGAATTccatcatatttctacaaatagatatgagatcttcatcattctttgtcaatggaacaaaatttattagaatatcatgacatatttcaattttttttggagattcagcttttaGGTTACGTTACCTACCTTTCATTTTCACTCGCTATTAtctatgtttgtttgtttgttttgtttttaatatcttCCCAGAGACTCTTAACAGAGtatgagaattgtcaaaaaaaaaatgctTGAAAACATTACTTTCAATAAGAAGAAATACACATGACACATACTCATATACATAAATACACATACACATAAACATATCAACACACAAAGGGCCCCTCCCTACACATATATTCCTGTGTGGTATAAAATACACCTTCCATCAATAACTCTTTTAACTTCTTTCCGAATAAATTGAGATCTTCAACGTTTTTCATATCAACATGAAGCTTTCTAAAAAATTCAAGACCCATATATGTTGGCTTCTTTTCAAAAAGAGCTGTCCTAGGGTACATGGAAGCAAAGTCTCCTCTATTTCTGGTTTGATACCTGTAGGAATCACTATTTCTAGCCGAAGCCTTATTTCTCCTGAAGTACATAATCACCTCATAAATGTAAAGAGAGGGAACGGTGATAATGCCTAGCTCCTTGAAATGATTCCTGCAAGATTCGAGAGGCATAATTCCTTTTATTGACTTTTATCTACGATTTACTATTTCAGGTTccaaaactatattgggaatatagaaaaatcattaaagaaattatatcgaagttaataatcacaaaaatatgctTTAATAAGTAAAGGCGAGCGGTTTTACTTATAATCGCCTATAGCCTaagctccattgtaaaattcaaatattgggAATCTTCATGGCAGCGGcggaaaaaaattccaaaggccatactgtgggtaatatagttactgtaggtaggtagagcagttaaTTCAAGAGAATAAAGTTTTCATAGtagagatatttcatctgtagaacagctgttttgacaactttgataaaatcatcgaatttcacaatttacacaaagggaAAATAatatgtactctgaaaacaatagtATGATGGTAGTTTTAAATATGtagccgtcaatcgtcattatattATTCTCCGAAGTTATTCTCGTTAAATGTTACAGCTAAATgatcaaggaaagttgtgtgagtgtaccacaccagattatttgtatttttggcAACTAAatagattcatttattgaagaGGATTCGGGGCCCGGGCGGGGCTCCGGCCTCGGCGCCTGGCCATCGGGGCCAACCTGCAACCACTCCTCGTCATCAACGGGGAGTGGTGTCAGTTGGGCCGCGATGGCTTCAAGACGGGCTGCCGTGGGGAGGCGGCTCAAGTTGATAGCCTCCTCTACCCCCTCACGGCACACCTGCTCCAGGCGCCTTGGCACCCGCAACGCTGCCCGATCTTTTCTGTTCCTCCGGTActgaaaacaaattcaaattgtatCAATTCTAATTTGCTGACACAATAATAGCAAGaatgtgtcacctggtcatatgggacatatatgtgaatcatatatttatcccATATTGATCAGAATTTTAGAGTTTTTACcttccttgccctataccataggtaaggaaagtattgctttccgaaaaaattaaggtaccctaatttctaaatttctatacgtttcaaggtcccctgagtccaaaaaagtggacccttttgggtattggtctgtgtgtgtgtgtgtgtgtgtgtgtgtgtgtgtgagagagtgtgtgtgtgtgtgtgtgtgtgtgtgtgtgtagagtgtatgtacgtctgtgtacacgatatctcatctcccagttaacggaatgacttgtaattggaaacttaaggtccttacaatataaggatccgacacgaacaatttcgatcaaatgcaatattcaagatggcggctaaaatggcaaaaatgttgtcaaaaacagggtttttcgcgattttcttaaaaacggcttcaacgattttgtttaaattcatacctaaaattgtcattgataagttctatcaactgccacaaggcacatatctgtaaaaatttcaggagctccaccccatctatggaAATCTAGATTTTAgatatcaggcttcagatacaatttgaataaaaaaaaaatcaagtggaaaagattgagcatgaaaatctctacaattaatgttaagtagcggcatttccacctaaaattgaaaataagcacgaaactcgagaaaatgtgattatccaatagcaaactattggcaactgttgattctatcaaatgattcactatgaagagatagcagacctcgtatgtctccagcgttattgtcctgtcaacagctggctcaattctttgaatagtagacttgagatgcgcgtgaacactagtgtcaggtaatcaatattcataacggcaaggaaagttgtgtgagtgcgccacaccagttttttcaattaaaagttcaatgaacagtgtttttgtctttgaacaatctttgtcatcgacagaaagtatttttataataaaattaatcttgttttgtttaaatgtaaaatatGTTGGAAACTCATTAAAGTTTTAGTTATTCTGTTTTCTTTTGTTATCATAGCTCTTAACCTCTGTACATAATAATTGGTAGAGGCGTCTCTTTTTCCCACCTCACAAATGctggaggtccacgttataatggcagtggagaaagattgcaGAAAAACTGTCTGTACTTGCGGAGTAGATAGTAAAGaacacaatataaaaatatgaagtacCTTTTTATCAGTTGTTTGCCgaaactatagtaaggtccacgttataatgtcagtggagagagataggagagcaacgttgccgatcctctgtcttgtcaatgccttccatagacgttggctgatacaggtttatttaactgttcattctcgattgaaatgataaattatattttattaagcaagaaattaaatattccaataatttcataatgaattctcataattgagatggaatatttagTCCATTAATTGAtaactctacattgttgaaatacgatctggcaacagagcaaagcgagaaagagatagcgctatccgctttgttgaatgatagacaaggatagcaataccattgctatccAAATACtggccattataacgtggataaTAGTTGttggaaatatttgaaatgaaagaggatatttatattgtattgttttttattactttccttgccctattaccataggtaaggaaagtattgctttccaaaaaaattaaggtaccctaatttcaagttttctatacgtttcaaggtcccctgagtccaaaaacatgattttttggtgttggtctgtgtgtgtgtgtgtgtgtgtatttgtgtatgtctgtgaacacgataactccattcctaatcaaccgattgacttgaaatttcaaacttaaggtccttataccatgaatatttgagaataagaaattcaatagaattgaattcaaaatggcggatagttactaagaaaccatgttttttacggttttctcgaaaacggctctaacgattttcttcaaatttatactatggATAtactattcataagccctatcaactggcatgagtctcatttctgggaaaattgcaggagtttcgaaatatttttgagaaaaatgccaaataatcactaaaaaacaatgtttttcacggttttctcgaaaacagctcaaacaattttcttcaaatttataccatagatagctagctatttataagccctatcaactgacataagtctcatttctgggaaaattgcaggagctccgtaatattcttcagaaaaatggcggataattactaaaaaaacatgtttttcacgattttctcaaaaatgatgaccgatttttttcaaattcataccctgtatagttatttatcagctctatcaactggcatgggtctcctctctgggaaactaatgaggggtccaccccatcattgagaaatggactttgtaacctccttctcgtgcatgtgctaggtaggtagagcagttcatgaaaagaacacatgtacgagatatttcatctgtagaacagctgttttgacgaattttggaaaatatcatcgaatttcacaatttacacaaagaaaatgaactttgaaaacaattatatatactcATAAATACACAAGtgtgatcgtagtttcaaatattttgccgccaatcgtcattatgttattcccctggatcattctcgtttaagaatggggcttacagctcaatgagcaaggaaagttgtgtgagtgtaccacaccagatttttattaatattaaataaaagtaGCCCTTAGTaaaaagtgaagtgattttatagaTAGTATTATAGTGGGATAACAANNNNNNNNNNNNNNNNNNNNNNNNNNNNNNNNNNNNNNNNNNNNNNNNNNNNNNNNNNNNNNNNNNNNNNNNNNNNNNNNNNNNNNNNNNNNNNNNNNNNCAATTGCTCACatgtttattaaaatcattatgTAGAACTATGGCTAGAACAATTGGCTTTTCTACAGTTTATATCCAATATTgtgtttacaatatttttgttagACTTATTGGCTGTcaactaataaaacaaaatatatgaATGTATGGAATCTATTGTCATGAGAATTccatcatatttctacaaatagatatgagaacttCATCATTCTTTGtcaatggaacaaaatttattagaatatcatgacatatttcaatttttttttggagattcagcttttaGGTTACGTTACCTACCTTTCATTTTCACTCGCTATTAtctatgtttgtttgtttgttttgtttttaatatcttCCCAGAGACTCTTAACAGAGtatgagaattgtcaaaaaaaatgCTTGAAAACATTACTTTCAATAAGAAGAAATACACATGACACATACTCATATACATAAATACACATACACATAAACATATCAACACACAAAGGGCCCCTCCCTACACATATATTCCTGTGTGGTATAAAATACACCTTCCATCAATAACTCTTTTAACTTCTTTCCGAATAAATTGAGATCTTCAACGTTTTTCATATCAACATGAAGCTTTCTAAAAAATTCAAGACCCATATATGTTGGCTTCTTTTCAAAAAGAGCTGTCCTAGGGTACATGGAAGCAAAGTCTCCTCTATTTCTGGTTTGATACCTGTAGGAATCACTATTTCTAGCCGAAGCCTTATTTCTCCTGAAGTACATAATCACCTCATAAATGTAAAGAGAGGGAACGGTGATAATGCCTAGCTCCTTGAAATGATTCCTGCAAGATTCGAGAGGCATAATTCCTTTTATTGACTTTTATCTACGATTTACTATTTCAGGTTccaaaactatattgggaatatagaaaaatcattaaagaaattatatcgaagttaataatcacaaaaatatgctTTAATAAGTAAAGGCGAGCGGTTTTACTTATAATCGCCTATAGCCTaagctccattgtaaaattcaaatattgggAATCTTCATGGCAGCGGcggaaaaaaattccaaaggccatactgtgggtaatatagttactgtaggtaggtagagcagttaaTTCAAGAGAATAAAGTTTTCATAGtagagatatttcatctgtagaacagctgttttgacaactttgataaaatcatcgaatttcacaatttacacaaagggaAAATAatatgtactctgaaaacaatagtATGATGGTAGTTTTAAATATGtagccgtcaatcgtcattatattATTCTCCGAAGTTATTCTCGTTAAATGTTACAGCTAAATgatcaaggaaagttgtgtgagtgtaccacaccagattatttgtatttttggcAACTAAatagattcatttattgaagaGGACTTACGACTGCTGCTGGTTCGGGGAGCTCCATGGGTTCGGGTAGCTCCATGGGTTCGGGGAGCTCCATGGGTTCTGGGAGTTCCATGGGTTCGGGGAGCTCCATGGGTTCGGGGAGCTCCATGGGTTCTGGGAGTTCCATGGGTTCGGGTAGCTCCATGGGTTCGGGGAGCTCCATGGGTTCGGGGAGCTCCATGGGTTCGGGGCCCGGGCGGGGCTCCGGCCTCGGCGCCTGGCCATCGGGGCCAACCTGCAACCACTCCTCGTCATCAACGGGGAGTGGTGTCAGTTGGGCCGCGATGGCTTCAAGACGGGCTGCCGTGGGGAGGCGGCTCAAGTTGATAGCCTCCTCTACCCCCTCACGGCACACCTGCTCCAGGCGCCTTGGCACCCGCAACGCTGCCCGATCTTTTCTGTTCCTCCGGTActgaaaacaaattcaaattgtatCAATTCTAATTTGCTGACACAATAATAGCAAGaatgtgtcacctggtcatatgggacatatatgtgaatcatatatttatcccATATTGATCAGAATTTTAGAGTTTTTACcttccttgccctataccataggtaaggaaagtattgctttccgaaaaaattaaggtaccctaatttctaaatttctatacgtttcaaggtcccctgagtccaaaaaagtggaccctttttggtattggtctgtatgtatgtgtgtgtgtgtgtgtgtgtgtgagagagtgtgtgtgtgtgtgtgtgtgtgtgtgtgtgtagagtgtatgtacgtctgtgtacacgatatctcatctcccagttaacggaatgacttgtaattggaaacttaaggtccttacaatataaggatccgacacgaacaatttcgatcaaatgcaatattcaagatggcggctaaaatggcaaaaatgttgtcaaaaacagggtttttcgcgattttcttaaaaacggcttcaacgattttgtttaaattcatacctaaaattgtcattgataagttctatcaactgccacaaggcacatatctgtaaaaatttcaggagctccaccccatctatggaAATCTAGATTTTAgatatcaggcttcagatacaatttgaataaaaaaaaaatcaagtggaaaagattgagcatgaaaatctctacaattaatgttaagtagcggcatttccacctaaaattgaaaataagcacgaaactcgagaaaatg from Nilaparvata lugens isolate BPH chromosome 11, ASM1435652v1, whole genome shotgun sequence harbors:
- the LOC120353509 gene encoding tetra-peptide repeat homeobox protein 1-like isoform X4, which produces MCELFVCLFTVLPGDILYGRIGKLPFLPAVIVPEEGRADETAYHRVKQVNTKTGLVSRHTYRLIWLDGSYRHTWVGRSACAPFAPPPQGEEGRQALEQHINTYRRNRKDRAALRVPRRLEQVCREGVEEAINLSRLPTAARLEAIAAQLTPLPVDDEEWLQVGPDGQAPRPEPRPGPEPMELPEPMELPEPMELPEPMELPEPMELPEPMELPEPMELPEPMELPEPMELPEPMELPEPAAVVSPLQ